One window of Neptuniibacter halophilus genomic DNA carries:
- a CDS encoding ankyrin repeat domain-containing protein: MKSLFITLILLFSNAVFSASDPLYKKVCNPAYKDRVAIVNAALQGKESYTKKISQYKLSNSEQKVLNTCVINFLEEGLTGLNQKSPLFSGNIEGSIIMLLDFGVHPGHKYSWSLSPFSSIDKLKPHLSSGSHIDIWNKYLIPLLSDDIDESIRFNMLVSGLTRNNPHKIIALAENGMSLSFSREFYSLANPKRPDMQYMEALIRHVMFSPYADVDAYRQAFNALRKKGLKYYDMGHGYDLFKLKELVKKNYDLSFEYVKYLAHNGVQVHLKPVDEFGKNRQDELSQSTELNTLFDRYKELNSQLEKVVKPTDHSPVTQWFRSVSSNDVAMVRTLNGVVNIDTENDLGSTALIIAAEKGYLDLVKYLVQNGAELKTKDLMELDAYQAAINNGHEDVAGYIKNSMSY, from the coding sequence ATGAAGTCTTTATTTATTACTTTAATATTATTATTTAGCAATGCAGTTTTTAGTGCCTCAGACCCGCTTTATAAAAAGGTGTGTAATCCAGCCTATAAAGACCGGGTTGCTATTGTAAATGCTGCTTTACAAGGAAAAGAAAGCTATACAAAAAAAATTTCTCAATACAAGCTAAGTAATAGTGAACAAAAAGTTTTAAATACTTGTGTTATAAATTTCTTAGAGGAAGGACTGACCGGACTAAACCAAAAAAGCCCCCTGTTTAGTGGAAATATAGAGGGCTCTATCATTATGCTTTTGGATTTTGGAGTTCATCCAGGACACAAATATTCATGGAGCCTGAGTCCTTTTTCTTCTATCGACAAGCTAAAACCTCATTTAAGTTCAGGTTCTCATATCGATATTTGGAATAAATACTTAATCCCCCTATTGAGTGATGATATCGATGAATCCATACGTTTTAATATGCTGGTTTCAGGTCTGACCAGAAATAACCCTCATAAGATCATAGCATTAGCTGAAAACGGAATGAGCCTTAGTTTTTCCAGAGAGTTTTACTCATTAGCTAATCCAAAGCGCCCCGATATGCAGTACATGGAAGCATTGATTCGACATGTCATGTTTTCTCCCTACGCAGATGTGGATGCATACCGACAGGCGTTTAATGCATTGAGAAAGAAAGGGCTTAAATACTACGATATGGGCCATGGTTATGATCTTTTTAAACTCAAGGAATTAGTTAAAAAGAACTATGACCTTTCATTTGAATATGTAAAATATTTAGCTCATAACGGTGTTCAGGTGCACTTAAAACCTGTAGATGAATTTGGAAAGAATCGGCAGGATGAACTAAGTCAATCCACTGAATTAAATACCTTATTTGATAGGTATAAGGAACTGAATTCTCAGTTAGAAAAAGTGGTTAAACCTACCGATCATAGTCCTGTTACACAGTGGTTTCGAAGTGTTTCAAGCAATGATGTAGCAATGGTTAGAACTCTAAACGGAGTTGTGAATATTGATACTGAAAATGATTTAGGTAGTACTGCTTTGATCATTGCTGCGGAGAAAGGTTATTTAGATCTTGTAAAATACCTCGTGCAAAACGGCGCCGAACTGAAAACTAAAGACCTTATGGAGCTTGATGCGTATCAAGCAGCCATCAACAATGGGCATGAGGATGTGGCTGGATATATCAAAAACTCTATGAGCTACTAA
- a CDS encoding WG repeat-containing protein has protein sequence MKLNSGSLVLVSALLAISSESFASDWGYIDKQGTVVINAKFDGAKPFSEGLAPVLLGEKWGYIDRSGNVIIASEFDTAIPFHEGLAAVLKDGSWGYIKPDGSFKLKPSYANAWPFTEGVARVSSKQAPRNYFFIDQDGKRIISPKQNWDFNGDPTDPFSDGLAMVGVDYSYKTKYGFIDHSGAWAISSEYDGVGSFSGGLAPFWKGGLVGYFDHQAQPVIPPIYHYGHNFSEGLALVQNSKGKWEFIDIRGNVIFSIDGDGYGLWPAPGIDYLNWGFSEGLAPVYLSDQWVFVDKTGKTVIDGSYSSLLPFSEGLAPVEFK, from the coding sequence ATGAAACTAAATTCTGGATCTCTGGTACTTGTCTCTGCCCTACTGGCTATTTCATCAGAAAGCTTTGCATCTGACTGGGGTTATATAGATAAACAGGGAACCGTGGTCATTAATGCGAAGTTTGATGGTGCGAAGCCCTTTTCTGAAGGTCTTGCTCCTGTATTGTTAGGTGAAAAATGGGGCTACATTGATCGTTCAGGCAATGTAATTATCGCATCAGAGTTTGACACCGCCATTCCCTTCCATGAGGGTTTAGCCGCTGTTCTGAAAGATGGCTCATGGGGCTACATAAAACCTGATGGCAGTTTCAAATTAAAACCCTCATATGCAAACGCCTGGCCCTTTACCGAAGGGGTCGCCCGAGTAAGCTCTAAACAAGCACCCCGAAATTACTTTTTTATCGATCAAGACGGCAAACGCATTATTTCCCCCAAACAAAACTGGGATTTCAATGGAGATCCTACGGACCCGTTCTCTGATGGCCTTGCAATGGTTGGTGTCGATTATTCATATAAAACCAAATACGGCTTTATTGACCATAGTGGAGCCTGGGCGATAAGTTCAGAATATGATGGAGTAGGTAGCTTTAGCGGAGGGTTGGCCCCATTTTGGAAAGGTGGGCTGGTTGGTTACTTTGATCACCAGGCCCAGCCAGTAATCCCCCCTATTTACCATTACGGGCATAACTTTTCTGAAGGCCTGGCTTTAGTCCAAAACTCTAAAGGTAAATGGGAGTTTATCGATATCAGAGGAAACGTCATCTTTTCGATAGATGGCGACGGATATGGACTATGGCCTGCGCCGGGTATTGATTATTTGAATTGGGGGTTCTCAGAAGGTTTAGCTCCTGTCTACTTATCTGATCAATGGGTTTTTGTTGATAAAACAGGGAAAACGGTTATTGATGGCTCCTATAGCTCTCTTTTACCTTTTTCAGAGGGCCTTGCCCCAGTGGAATTTAAATGA
- a CDS encoding hydrolase, with the protein MLIHPNKSCLLIVDIQEKLVPAIHNKETLVENTRWLAEIAGKLNVPVLTSEQYPQGLGHTIAEIAEVVPAEGIMEKVHFSCMSEPACNEKINALRPNQVVVVGMEAHVCVLQTALQLKQQAREVYVVADCVSSRNPEDKALALERMRQAGIYVVSREMVAFEWMQKAGTDSFREISKNYIR; encoded by the coding sequence ATGCTGATTCATCCCAATAAGTCCTGCCTGCTGATTGTCGATATTCAGGAGAAACTGGTTCCGGCCATTCATAACAAAGAAACGCTGGTAGAAAACACCCGCTGGCTGGCGGAGATTGCCGGCAAGCTGAATGTGCCGGTACTGACGAGTGAACAGTACCCGCAGGGGCTCGGCCATACGATTGCCGAAATTGCCGAGGTGGTACCGGCCGAAGGAATCATGGAGAAAGTACATTTTTCCTGCATGTCCGAGCCCGCCTGCAATGAAAAGATCAACGCCCTGCGTCCCAATCAGGTTGTCGTTGTCGGAATGGAAGCCCATGTCTGTGTGCTGCAGACCGCGCTTCAGCTCAAACAGCAGGCACGTGAGGTGTATGTGGTGGCAGACTGTGTCTCTTCACGTAATCCGGAAGATAAAGCGCTGGCGCTGGAACGCATGCGTCAGGCTGGTATTTACGTGGTAAGCCGGGAGATGGTGGCTTTTGAGTGGATGCAGAAAGCCGGAACCGACAGCTTCCGCGAGATTTCAAAAAACTATATCCGCTGA
- a CDS encoding DUF2889 domain-containing protein: MPLPTPAARKLKHTRRVICEGYEREDGLWDIEAFLLDTKSFDLQIRDLNPRTLPAGEALHGMSIRITVDLELNILDAVATMDHTPFKQCPAIASAYRQLIGLKIQPGFTKQTKALFAGRSGCTHLLELLGPLATAAFQSTHQEREKAANFWQDSDERPPLLDTCHALAADGPIVKKHWPHYHQGNQPEAIPVTNLEQEPRCNQPEPA, encoded by the coding sequence ATGCCTTTACCTACACCTGCTGCGCGTAAACTTAAGCACACCCGCCGTGTTATCTGCGAAGGATATGAGCGGGAAGACGGACTCTGGGATATCGAAGCGTTTCTGCTCGATACCAAGAGCTTTGATCTGCAGATCCGGGATCTTAACCCGCGTACCCTGCCAGCCGGTGAGGCTCTGCACGGAATGTCGATCCGCATTACCGTGGATCTGGAGCTGAATATTCTCGATGCCGTGGCGACGATGGATCACACCCCCTTTAAACAGTGTCCGGCCATTGCCAGTGCGTACAGGCAACTGATCGGCCTGAAAATTCAGCCGGGTTTTACCAAACAAACCAAAGCACTGTTTGCCGGTCGCAGCGGCTGCACACACCTGCTTGAACTGCTTGGCCCGCTGGCTACGGCGGCCTTTCAGTCAACCCATCAGGAGCGGGAGAAAGCCGCTAATTTCTGGCAGGACAGCGATGAACGCCCCCCGCTGCTGGACACCTGTCATGCGCTGGCGGCGGATGGCCCTATTGTGAAGAAGCACTGGCCTCACTATCATCAGGGAAATCAACCGGAAGCCATCCCGGTTACCAACCTGGAGCAGGAGCCGCGCTGCAATCAGCCTGAGCCTGCCTGA